The window CAGCAAGTCGGAAGTCTTTGCAAACATCGCGACAACAACGGGCCTGACCAAGAAGCAGGTCACCTCGGTGTTCGAAGCCCTGACGACTGAAATCGGCAAGGCTTTGGGCAAGAAGGGCTCGGGCGTGTTCCAGATTCCAGGCCTGGCCAAGATCATGCGGAAAGACATCCCCGCCAAGGCCGCTCGCAAGGGCATCGATCCCTTCACCAAGCAAATGCGCGATTTCCCCGCCAAGCCGGCGCGGAAGAGCGTTCGCGTCCGCCCGCTGAAGGGCCTGAAGGGCATGGTCTAATCGTCATTCGCGACGACGACCTGCAACTGCGACAGTCAGCAGTT is drawn from Anatilimnocola floriformis and contains these coding sequences:
- a CDS encoding HU family DNA-binding protein, which produces MAKKAPTAKPASKSEVFANIATTTGLTKKQVTSVFEALTTEIGKALGKKGSGVFQIPGLAKIMRKDIPAKAARKGIDPFTKQMRDFPAKPARKSVRVRPLKGLKGMV